ATGATGATCGTGATGACAACCTATGAAGTCTGAGGGAACCTTTCCATTGGAATATCTGCCGGTTGGCATTCCTCCCTTGAGGTCTTTTCCATAGGGTAAGAAATTGCAGCGTGCAAATGTCACgaagtttttgttgttgttgccgGTATCAACAATTGAATCTCCGAATACAATAACAGCCGGGATAGTCACATTCTCCGGTAGCTTGACTGTTGCGGCTGCCTCAGTAACGTTACTCATACTAATAATATTGCACAAGAAAATCACGAAAATTACATATGACGACTGCATCTGCAGCCTGATCAGTTTAGGAATAAACAGACCTAGTCCTCCTGCATCTGCATGCATTGTGGACAATTAAATCCCCAAGTTGTAGGTACACAAAAATAAATGATCGAAAAGATATGAGCATAAACTTGTGGGTCTTTAATTTCCGATTGTGAATTTATATTAGTTTTCGATTGTTTCTTGTGaatttaatcaatttatatGTGAATGTTTATTGTGTTTGTTGTGAATTTATATTAGTTTCCGATTGTTTCTGGTGAATTTTATATGATTGGCTGTTGTGTTTGTTGTAAATTTATACACAAAAAAAGTTGAGGTTGCCCACATCCCTCGTATAAACCATTTTATACACAAAGACAGTTGAGGTTGCCCGCATCCCTCTTATAAACCCTTTTATACACAAAGAAAGTTTAGGTTGCCTACACAAAGAAAGTTGGACTACATCCCTCTTATACGTCTTTGCATGTTTGGTCTCACACGTTGTGTCGTCATTAGGTTTCATACGTGAGCTAACATGCTATGTTCCACCATTAAACTAATTAACGATATGATGAGTAGTTCAATCTCTTATATGATTTAATCTCACACCAATGTGAAATTTTGTCCTCACATCCTCACAATATATACGTATAGATCGAGTCATAGATTTTTCTCAAGCAAGCTTCAGTCGATGGCGTCCATTTATTAACAACGAAAATAAATAGTCAGttgttttaacttttttcaACATGCAATAATTAATTTAGGTGGCTTAATAGGCTCTCCATACTGATACAGAgctaaaagataaaaaaattattttctcccCTTTAGATTTTCTACATTAGAGAACAATTTTAATGAAAGTTTCGACAAATGTCTCATGCATCAGTTCATGCataatgtcattttattttattttaaaatatacgATTCTAATATAACTAAGAGAAAGCAGGCTTTAATTAGGCTATGTTTTGAGTGAAATACAAATGAGGAAGACATAAAGCTAAACTTTGTTGATGGAAATAACATATATAGCAAGTAACACGATAGGGGAACTTCACTTACAaagaaaatatatgataaaaatcatCTAAAACAATAGTTGGTAGAAATAGAAAGATCATGAATATAAGCAAACGCTACACATGAAGGAACGTTGGACTAGACCACCAATAATATGGATCATGATCTGTGCAAAAAGTTAGCTAAGGCATCGGCTACACAGTTGCCCTCGCGAAAAATATGGGAAACAAAAACATGCATATGCCTAACTGCCCACAAGCAATTGCTCCAATCAACATGCAAATACCAAGGAATAACTAGGAGAGTTTACGTAGTGAATCACCATAGTTGAGTCCGTCTCCAACCAAATGTGGTTAACTTTCAAGTTCCAATGAAATTTAGGTCAAGTGAGAAAAAAACTACTTTACAaagttgtagcgtttgtttagAAGTGCTATTAAAGTGACTAAAAacgtttttggtaaaaatgttgTTTAGACCAATTATgagtaaaaatacaagtgaaaCCTCAAAAAGCAGTTGAAGTGCTTCTTACGCAATTTGGCTGTTGTGGTAGTGGAACAATAGAAACAGGTTTATTGTGAAGCCAATTCAGTCCGTTCACATGTACAAATTTCTCTATATAATGTTTGTATTCACTTTCACCCGATCGACAGAAAGAGCTGCCGGTGCAGGAAACGTTGCTTCGCAGATTcttcaaaaatatttcaaaattaCGGTTTCTTGATGCCGCCCTCGGTATCTCAGTGGTCCCCACGTGTCAAACTCTCTATTGGTCTAATTCATATCGATAAACAGATCTATGCATCTAAACATGTTTTTGTTCCGAATATGTACGTGTGAATGATTTCAAGAAGCTATATACAATTCTTGTTTCTCTTGTTAATATGTCTGATTTCTTTGTTTCATATAACAAAACCATGTCGACCTAAATCATAAAGAAACACATAACTCTTTGATCAACCTAAGTCCAGAACAAATCAATTTTACAAATTGTTATTCCAAGCAGGGAATTTGAAGGGTTTTATTCATTTGTAAAGATATAATGAATTGTTTCAGATGAAGTGGCTGGTATAATTGTCTAGAATCTGCTTCACAATGATCTTGTACGCTCTTTCGGTTGGATGGTAGCTGTCCCAGAAAACATACTTAGAGTCATCTATGCAGACTCCTGCAGGTTGGAGCTGGTTGCACAGTTTTGTTACTTCAATGGTGCCAGTACCACAACACCCTTTATTCGCAACTTCAAACCCTGTCGGGATGGATCAACACAAACAAATAAATCTTTACTAATTTATAAGAAATGTAATGGAGCTAGCTAGGTAGAGTAAATGAAACACCATACCGTATTTAGTGGGGTTTATGATTAGATCGAGTAGCGAATTGTAGATGTCAATGTAGACCACTCTCGAGTTTGGCAGGTTTTTGTTAAGGTGGTCCATCTCCACAGAGAGCTTGGAATTGAACAGCTGTGATGCTTGGTTTTGTTTTTCGTCACAATCTCTTTGTATGCCTCCTTTTACCGTTCGTTGAGAAGGCACACATCCGATAGGTGGTGCACTTAGTACACCTATTCTTCGTGCCCCCAATCCATACAAGTCCTACAAAATTCATAACTTTGCTAGCTACATCAATTAAATTGCAAGGAAATgtagatttttcatttttagcaATCTGAATCAAGAAAATACACACCTTGATAAAATCAGAGGCATATTTGAGCATGAAGTCTGTGTAAGAAGGAACGTCATACTCCAATTCCCTAACACCGCTAAGAAAATAGGTATTAGAAATATCGTTGCTGCCGGCTACCACAAGAATCAGACTGTTTTGTATGATGAAGTTTGTTTTCTCCTCTCCAACAATTCCTTTCAGCTTTTCTATGTACTCCTTGAACTGTTTCAATTGGTCAGATAGCGATGCGACTGCCTACACAATCGAATTCCAGAATTAatggaggaaaaaaaattaaaattaacaaaagaacAAAGGATTAGAGCTTAAATATATAGGTCGTACCGCAAGTTTTGCTGTCAATGGATCATAACCTGCACCACCGGCAGCTATGACAACACCGGTAAGGAGGTCATTAGGCTGCAGGGTTGGATCCAAATATGCCGGCAACAGCTCCTTGATTCCGAATGCTTCCACTGTACATGAAAAAAAATCGTAACATAGAGTAGGGTTATTGAACATTTTATTGTATGTGTGAATAATTCAGAATTTCTGGGACAAAATTAAAGATGAAAATTAAATTCTTGGATTTTTCACATAAAAACTATTGTTAATTGACCGGTTTTACGAAGTTGTACAAAAAGCAGAGGCTAGGGTTCAAAGTTTATTCCTAACTCAATTATCATAATAATACCAGTTAGTAATCTTTTATTAGTGTTcgatgatgatggtgatggtgatgacaACCT
Above is a window of Malus sylvestris chromosome 15, drMalSylv7.2, whole genome shotgun sequence DNA encoding:
- the LOC126603373 gene encoding GDSL esterase/lipase EXL3-like produces the protein MLISFRSFIFVYLPLGDIVQMHAVAGGLGLFSPKLARLQMQSYVIFVIFFCNIISKNNVIEAAATVKLPKNVTVPAVIAFGDSIVDTGNNNENFKTFARCNFLPYGKDLKGGMPTGRYSNGKVPTDFIVEAFGIKELLPAYLDPTLQPNDLLTGVVIAAGGAGYDPLTAKLAAVASLSDQLKQFKEYIEKLKGIVGEEKTNFIIQNSLILVVAGSNDISNTYFLSGVRELEYDVPSYTDFMLKYASDFIKDLYGLGARRIGVLSAPPIGCVPSQRTVKGGIQRDCDEKQNQASQLFNSKLSVEMDHLNKNLPNSRVVYIDIYNSLLDLIINPTKYGFEVANKGCCGTGTIEVTKLCNQLQPAGVCIDDSKYVFWDSYHPTERAYKIIVKQILDNYTSHFI